Part of the Cercospora beticola chromosome 5, complete sequence genome is shown below.
GATGTAACATTGCCTGCAAGATCAGTACGGCAATGGAACCCAAGCGCTACAGCCATTACACACCGAACTGCTCTTTGTGCGACTCCCAGTGCACCCAGTCTCGACTGCCTTTTGGTGGCAGATCGAAGATATTTCCGAGAAGCGGAACACCTTTTGGACCAGGAGGGAGATTTTTGGGCTTCGCGGTTGCGAGCTTGAATAGAAGGAACGCGATACCCGCCGATGCGACGAGTGCGACGATTGTGATCatgatgagcttgaagtGGGTACACGCACAACTTGATCATCAAAGATGTCAACAACCAGGAGAGCGCGCCCGTCCTTTATTGTTCCTTCCGCAGGTGATCAACAACGTTGCACGGCATGCTCAAGCAGTCGAAAAGTGGAACCGCCCCTCCCTCAGCTGAGAACAACATATTAATGATTGAATGCATGCAGCACACACATAGGCGAATGAAATGTCCCTGTTGCTGAGCTGTTGCTGGCAAATCATTCGTTGATGGCTGCCTCACCTGTACGTAGCGACAACTTGCGCGGAATTGGCTGACATAAGGCGCTTGCATGTGAAGCAACCCTTTGCAATGCACGCACGAACTTTGACAAGGGGCACGGAGCTCTTCACGCATCACAAGACTTCTGCACCATGAATTATGACTTCCAGTTCGGGTCAATGCGACGCTCACAACCAAGCctcagctgcagcaaacGAGGTTCGCCAACCGCCTCGCGTTGCAGAAAGTGCATGATCGAGCACTTGACTGGCGGGTGAGTTTCGCGTATGTCCAAAGCGTATAAACGATCAGCGATCAGAAATTCACAGCTCTTTTCCTTAGCTCGTTTGATGCCATGACTCGCAATACTCCTGTTGTCTTCGGTAGATGCATCTGATCGGTCGGCAGCTCTACCCGCCCGCAACTCGGAGAAGCATGGAGTCCAGGGCGCAACATCACAGTCTGTCCGAGGAGGTCAAGTGAGGGAAGTTGTGCTTGCCGGCTTCGGAATCTGCCTCAAGGCGTCCACGACTTCCTCATTCACGTGGCCATGTGCGCCTTCGATGCTGCGATCCAATCCTGCCGCGATGGAGAGCGGAAGCGTGCAACGACGATGGCTAGATTGCCCCGTCAGCGCGTCGTCCTTGTCGACATTGAGTGCTGCGGGCGAATAACGCAGGAGCAATGCGCTTGCCGACAAGGCGCTTTCGAGCAGACCTCTGCTCTCCGACAACAGACAAAAACATATTCTCAGACTCCATTGTGAACATCGATACATCAAGCATCACCCCGATTCTCAACCACCGTCAACATGGTTCGAGCCAGTATTCTTCACGCTTGTCTCATCACAGCATTCGTGTCGGCGAGCGTCCTCCCAGTCGAGCCTTGCAAGAATGGAACAGCCACAATCTCGACGCGACAGCAAGAACTCAAGCCCATGAACTCCAAAGAGCTGGAAGACTCTATCAAGGAAGAAGCTCTCCTTCAGAAGGCGCGCGAACTGCAAGATGCCGCGTACAAGTCCCCGATGAGGAACCGAATGTACGGAACGCCTGGCCACGAAAATACACTTCAGCTCATTGAGAATTATTTGAAGACTGTTGAGGAGCATTACACGATCGAGCGACAGGAATTCAAGCACAGTGACAATGACCACCAGGAATGGAACGGGACTTTCACCGTGGCTGGGAAGCAGTACGATCTCGCAATCAATCGCCATTACTACGGAACGACTGACTCGACTTCCACTCACAACATAACTGGCAAGATTGCGCCCATCGCGAATTTTGGGTGCAATCCGTCAGACTTTCCGCCAAAATCAGACCTCCAGCACACCATCGCTCTGATTCGAAGGGGAAATTGCACGTATGAGGAAAAGTTGGCCGAAGCAAAACTGTCTGACACTAGGGCGGAAGCCGTAGTCATAATCAACAACTCTACGGAGCCTCTGGCAAAGGCTGCAGAGCTGACCTCGTTCGGCTGGCCCAAGCAGGACTCAGAGCCACTCATTGTGATCTCTCAAGCGGATGGTGAAGCTCTTGCTACCATGGCCGCCAGTATCTCAACTGAGGGTGTGCTCCAGATGCAAGAACTtcaggagaagagaaagacgtACAACCTCATTGCACAGACCAAGCGAGGGGATCCGGACAATGTTCTTGTTGTCGGTGCTCACTCCGACTCAGTCTTCGCCGGTCCTGGCATCAACGATAATGGCTCTGGTCTCATAGCGATCCTTGAAACAGCTCTTCATCTGCCGAAGTATGCTGTCACAAATGCCGTTCGCTTCGCATTCTGGTCGGCAGAAGAGGTTGGATTGGTAGGTTCCGAGAAATATCTCGAGAGATTGCACGACAGTGAAAAGGACAAGATCAGGCTGTACTTGGTAAGATCCTGGAGTACATTTGCTTAGAGGGTGCTGACAATGTGACAAGAATTTCGACATGATCGCCTCTCCGAACTTCGTCTATGGTCTCTATGATGGGAACACGAGTGAATATGCCGATGCACCTCTTCCATCAGGCTCTGCGGAAGCGGAACACTTCTTCCAAAAGTAGTACGATGGACAAAGGCTGCCGCACATGAATATGGACTTCGACGAGGGTTCGGACTACTTCGAGTTTCTGATGGAATGCATCCCATCAGGCGGCATCGTCACTGGCGCCGAAGAGATCATGACCGAGGGACAAGCTGCAAAATTTGGTGGACGAGCAGGAGTCGCTGCCGATGAGAACTACCACGGCTTTGGAGATACCGTTGAAAACCTCAATATGACTGCATTTCTCAACAATGCGAAAGCCGTCGCTGCCGGCGTCGCGCACTTCTCGACGACTTTCGAATCGATCCAACCAAGGAACCGCAGCTGTGAATGGGTTCGAAAGATAAAGGAGGAGGATTTGTGATGGCGGGTGCAATTCAGCTCCGCGAGTAACACACGATTTGACGAGCAGGAACGCTCAAACCACTTTTGCTGATAATAACTCACATGTAATTGATAGAAAGTAGAACCTGAGAGAGTGTGAACGAACATGCAATCCCACGCTTTTTATGACTATCATCATGTCGACGTATCTTCATCATATCGTGTTTCTAAGCCTCGCAGCATCAACAAAGCCGATGTGCCATATTTTTCGCCCGATGTCACTTAGACACTGCCCAGAAATGACCCGACTACATGGCAGTCATCGGCGACCTCTTCGCTGGCAAGACTGTAGGCACAGGTGGCCGACTGGTCGTTCTCGGCAACTCTGGCACTGCAGAAGTAGGCACACAGCCACAAGCACTGCTGACAGCCTCCACAACATTCTCGCCTGCACACCCAGTCCTGGCGTAGTCTGGGATCAGATTCTCCTCAAttctctgcctctgcaaCCACGTGTGACAGAACTGTTGAGACTGCTCCAATCTTCCTTCAATGCTGCTAGCCCTGAGCGAGCTCAAACAGGTATTGCTCTTGCAGACCTTTGGTTTCACGCACTCTTTCGAGTTCATCTTAACGACGAATGAGCCTCGCTCGATGGTATGCACGAAAATGAAACCAGACTTGAAATATGGCCAAGAGTGCCATGATCCGAGGAAAGCAACGCTACCTCCGCCTTCAAATTCGTCGTCCTCGGGGTAAATGTCGAACCAGCCGGCTTCGCAAATGCTGCCTCCGCTGGGGTCTTCGGTCACGGATGATATGTCCCAGACATTGAGCCCGTTGCCGTAGTTGGATTGGTAGAGATAGTTGTCGACGATGTATTGGTTGTGGTCGATGGATCGTTTACGGCCGTTGAAGTTTCCGGTGTAGAATGGGTTTTCGAGGTCAcggatgtcgaagatgtggGTTGTTGGGAGACCTTGGGTCATTGGGCCTACGTCGGCGTCACGCTCGTCGAATTCGTCGTCGAGGAAGAGGTATTCTTGCCAGGTCATGTTGTTTACTACACCTTGGTGGATGTATTCCGCGCCGGGGTAGTCGGTGCGAGAGATGATGGTAGTGGTGTTACCGGTTTTGTTGGTGACATCGTATATCGTCAGATGATCTGGTTTAGTGATTAGCAGGCTGTCGTGGCTTATACAGACCTCGAAATTTCGTTGGAGAAGTGGGTGCCCGCTGGCGGTAAATTTTACCTTCTGCAATGATTGTTAGCACATCTGATCTTCAAACAGGACAATCAGGACGGGGAACGCAAACCATTGAATGCGTAGCAGACATCCCGGCCGTAGTAGCGGGTGTCTGGACCGCGGTAGACAACACATTGAGCATCGTGGACATATCCGTCACCTAAAAAATGGTCAGAGGCGATTTTGGGACATTTTTGTGGGATCAACATACCTGCTGCGCAGCCTGGAGAGGTCACATTGTTTGGGTCGCTCATATCAAGGAAGATAAGACCACCGCGGCAGGGCAGGTCTCCACGGACTCGGATAGTCTCGTTGCCGCCAACAGAGCCACAAGCGATGGCGTAGTTGAGCTCCTCGTTGACAACGATGTTGTGAGTTCGGCCGACTGGTAGTTCGTCCCAGTGAGAGCTGAGGTCGGCTTGTGTGAAGTTCTTTGGGTTCGCTGGGTCGAGATCCAAAGTCTTCTTCATGTCGAAGATCTGTGCTGCGGTCAGCTTACTGACAGCGACCAACAGCTCGAGCAAACTTACCTGAACACCGTGCTTGATCGCCTCAGATCCAATGACGGCGTAATCGCCAACGATGCGAATCTCTCTCCAATTCGATCCAATAGCATCGTATTGTGGCAGGCGACCCAGGTATGAAATCTTGCCCTCCGAAGTGATCTCAGCGAAGGCAGTACCGTCATACTGTCCAATCGCCACGATCTCTCTACCATCCTTTGATGTCCAGCCCCACATGCTACTACCTCGCCCAACACTGCCGAGAGCGGAATGTGGCAAAAAATGGTACAAATCGGTGTTGTGGCAGCTGAAGGTGTTGTTGACATCTCcaggaatggcagcagcgaagCCGTTCTCGCATTTCGTGAAGCCGAGCTCTGGCCATTGTGAGCTATTCATTGCACCGGTTTGCATTTCTTCCTCCCATTGTGCCTGTATCGGATGTCAGCAGGTCGTCGATTTCGTAAGTTTGGTCCCTGGAATACCATCTTCATGCCCATGATGTTGTGGTGCACTTCTCCAGAGCTATATTCCTCAGCGCTAAACCTGGCCGCACTGCTCGTGCCAATCAAGGCAGAGCAGAGGGCTGCTGCATAAACATTGCTGAGCACCATGCTGCCGACTTTAAGTGCTGAGCTAGGACAAAGGACAGTAGCAGTGGAAAAGCCAGAGAAATGTGCGAGCAGTACTTGATGAAATACCTGCCACCACCAAGACCCCAGGCACTTACCGTCACCGTCGCCACGGGCGAGGAATCCTTACGCGCATAGTCTTGCTTGGTATGTTACCCAAGACGGGGCATGTCTTGTGTGTGGGCTTGTCAGATAAGACGGCGTGAAAAGTTGTTCGCAGGTGGGAGCTCGCATAGAGCTATGCCATGGTTGCCACGTGAGGGAAACTCTTGGCCAACCCACTTGGATGCAGATAGCATCTCTTTTAAGAAGGTCGCAATCGTGCGCTAAATGTGCGTGCCCAGCAGCCAAGAAGAGGTACAGCCGGAGTGAAGAGAAGGGGTATCCGAGGTCTTGTACGTGCAGTGAGGGCTGTAGTGATATGCGCGTTCCTTCGGAGTGATGAGGTCTGAAGCTCGACGTCCTGCATGTGCAGGTGTCCAGCTCCAAGTGCTTCGAAGCTGGCAGCTGCGCCTAAACGGACATGGTTGAACTTGACTCCCAATTATGCGGCGTTTATGCATGGTGCCAACATTGCCAAATACCACCGGAGCTAGAAGACAACCCTAAGGGCAGGCGAGTAAGCATCGTATTGGCGTGCGAAGATGCAGTACGGGCGCAGCACAAACATGGTGTCTGTCCCGTTATGCCACGCTGGAGCTGCGTCGGACTCGTCGTGTGTGATGGGCGACAGTCTGCGTGGATCGTAGACGGATCGGTGTCTGCTTTCCTCATCGTGCGGCCCTTCTCCCACCCATGGAAGCCGGGCTCTCTCGCACCTCTCGTGCTGTGCCCTCTCTGCAACCTTTGATCCTCACCAAAGTCCCTCTTCTGTTTAAGCAGCACCCTCTGtccatcaccgccgccattCGAGCCATCACAAATCACCGCCATCCTTCTCCAAACCACTGGCGCGCGAGCGCCAATGAACTGATGAAAGAGTAATGCCCGAAGTCCTGATGAACGACGAGGTTGGCCATCAAAAATTGCGCCAGCTGAGCCCCCGAAGGAGATCAGATCCAGTCAGCCACCGCGCTGTGCAATGCAGGGCCTTCTGAATGGCTCTGGTATTCATGTGCACCAGATGCCCCAACAAGGTCTGTGAAATGTTAGCTGTGTTGAAGTGTAGGGGTGCATTGGGGTAGAACTCACAAGTATGAAGAGGGAAAGAGGTTTCGAAGGGAACGCGAACATTTATGCTTGAGAATGGCTTTTCGATGAGTCAGCGCGGCAACGGCCGAGCGGCATGTGGCTGAAACTCGGAAATTTGGCCTGGTCGCTTTGACCTCAACTGACCACTTCACCACTTCACGCACCTCAACCGACCAGTCAAAGCTCATTTTGAATGGTCAGTTGAGCGTTCATCATATGGTCGCCTCAGCTCTCTCAAATGGTCGCCTCAGCTTTTTCAAATGGACAGCTCAGCTTTATCAAATGGACAGCTCAGCTTTATCAAATGGACAGCTCAGCTTTATCAAATGGACAGCTCAGCTTTATCAAATGGACAGCTCAAGTTCAACATGGTCGCTTGAACTTCCGGACCTGAACCGCCAAATGGTCACTTCACCTTTCATATGGACTTCTCACCTCACTTTCAATAAGGACATTTGATGACGCATCTGAGAATGTCTCCAGCTATCGTCCGGCGACCTGGGCCGTGCTCAACGCACCAGTCGAAAGATGAACCCACCTATCAATCTACATGCTCACTTCAGCATCCAAGTGGTCAGTTGAGCTTTGAAGAGGTCAGTTCAGTTTTCGAGTGGTCGCTTCAACTCCCGATAGGTCAGCTCTGCTTTCAGAAGGATACGCCATGATAAATGGCAACGGTCAATTCATTGATACACCACATATCACAATCGTATCTGAAATCATTGCGACTGATCGTGAACTATGCCTAAGCTCGCTGACGGCTATGTTTTGGTGCTGCCGCATATGGACCGCTGTCGGATGTCCACAAGGAAACGTATTCAAGAGGACAGCTGAGCTCCCAAGGTTGGTCGCCGGGGCGTGTTTAATCAGGTATGCCTCCGCCCTTGGCTCTTCGTAGGTGGATAGTTGAGCTTTTTGATTCAGTCACATGTCTCTTGAGTTGCGGCAGCATTGCCAATGCATATTTTCAAAATTGGCCGATGCGCAATAGTGGTCTACAACGGCACAGCATGCCCATCACCTCTCGGATCACTTCCGGCGCTCCAAACTCCCTGCTCCTCCACAGGATCCAGAGACCACCGAATGATCTGTCCTCTTCCAAACAAACCTCGATCGTGCCCATAGACCACTTCGACCTTGTGTCCCAGCTTCTTCAATCCTTCCACAGTCTCTGCCGGAATTCCTTCTTCCAGGTACACCGTCCGATCCATCACGTCACCAGCATCCGGCATTCCAGCTCCAATGCATATCCGCGGCGCATCGAGGGCGGCTTGTGGTGTGTATCCGAACACGAGCTGGTTGAGCAAGACCTGGACATGTCCTTGCGGCTGCATGAAGCCGCCCATGACCCCGTACACGCTGTGTAAGCTCTGATCTGCGACATTCGTCACTAGAGCCGGGATGATTGTGTGGTACGGTCTCTTGTTTGGCTCTAGAATGTTTGGATGGTTCTCCGGTTGCAAAGCAAAGTTCGCGGCGCGATTCTGAAGCGTGAAGCCACAGCCCTTTGGGATGATGCATGTACCGAATCCGCCGTAATTGCTGTTAATGAAGGAGATGCCGTTCCCTTCGCTGTCTGTGACGCAGAAATAGACAGTGTCGGAGTGATTATGCGCAGGCGATCCATGGTCGAGGACGTCGCTGGCTTTCTCTGGACTGAACAGCTTCGCCCTCTCGGCGAGGTACTCTGGACTGATCAGCTGTTTCGTAGGCACCTTTGAAACCTTTGGGTCTGCTATCCACCAGTTGCCATCGGCGAAAGCAATCCGCAGTGCCTCAACCACGGCGTGCACGTAAGCCGTTGAGTTGTGGTCCTTCTTCGTGAATTTGGGGATCTTGTCCGATTTCTCCAACTGCTCAATGATGCCCAATGCCATGAGCGCTACAATACCCTGGCCGTTCGGAGGGTGTTCCCATAACTCGACCCCTTCGCTGCTCTTATCATGCATGTGCTGACCATGCGACTTGGCCACGTCCTGCACCTTGAACTTGAGACTGATTGCTTCCGTATCTTCGGAGCCGAGTTCTGCATGGTTCTTCAAGTCCTCCAAAGTCAAGTGTCCACCAAGATCCTGTACCACTTTGACGAGCTCTTCTGCGATGCGTCCCTGGTAGAATCCAGCCTTCTTTTCTCTACCAACAGTTCGGAAAGTCTCAGCTAGCGTTGGGTTTTTCATGATCTCCCCGGGCAATGGTGGCCGGCACCCATCTTGCGCACTTGGGTCCTTCTTCAACATTTCCCGGAAGTTGGGAGAGGCCTTCCGGATCCGCTCGTTGGATTGTTCCCACTGCAGCAGGTCAGAGACTACATTCTGTAGCTTTCAAAGCTCGACAGACTTACCCAGGATGCCATGAGTTCGCTAACAGGAAAGCCCTCCTCACCTAACTTGGCTGCTGGCTCCAGAATCTCTTCCAGACTGACCTTGCCGCTTCCGAACCTCTCGTATGTATCAACccacccagcagcagcacccggTACGCTAACAGCATGCACGCTGGTCATGGGTATCTTTCCCGACTGTCCATCCTTGAGGCCTAAGCTCTTCCTCACATTGGCCAGTGTCTGGTCTTTTCCTGATCTCCCCGAGCCATTGAGCGAGTGCACTTTCTTCGTCTTTGCATTGTAGAATAGGCAGAACATATCCCCTCCAATGCCTGTGCTTCCTGGCTCAGTCATGTTGAGCCCTGCAGCGACTGCTACTGCAGCATCGGCGCAGTTCCCGCCTTTCTGAAGAATCTCGATACCACATTTTGCTGCCAATGGCTGTGTGCAAGCTACTATGCCTTTTGTGCTGTGGACTACTGATCGACGAGAAGGGAAGCTTGCGAAGTCTGGATCCGTGGCCGGGTAGACGCTTGAGGTTTGAAGAGGCATGTTTCTGGATGTCAGCGTACTGAAGAGAGGATGGTCTTGAGTGGAAGATGAGGGGCAAGTATGAGGATCGGAGAGGACGAGAGGACGTCTTGGTCTACCAACACTTGATGTAGCTACAGGCCGTAGGCGAGATAGGCCGACGAGCGATCGGGTACTGCGGATAGCTTCATGGGCAGTTAAAAACATAGGCAAAGCTAGTATTACGTAGTTGCATCGTCGCCAGTGCTGTCAATGGTTTCGTGACGGCTCGCGAGACTTGTGCCCCTCATTGTCATTTGCCGGTGTTGGCGGTCGGGAGAATGTTGTGCCGCGCGATGTTGGCGATTCGCGTCGCGTCGTGTTCATCGAAGTGCTCCATCAACAGAACACGATGAACAAGAGTCGAGGCTGATCGCACTGGATGACCAGGGACAGAGGTAGGTACACCTTTACGGGACGTGCTGACACCAGACACCATTCTTAATCTGAGGCACTTCTCCCACGCCGCTCGCTTAGACCGCCCACTATCAACATGCTCCTTCTGTTGCACCCCGAAGGCATTGACGACTCCCTTCCGGTTTCAGGCCAGGGCCAGACGCCAGTTGTCACGAACAGAGTCGCGCTTGGCCACCGCCTGCCTGTAACAGCACCGCGGAAGGCGGGAAAATCATGCGCGATGTTATCGCCAGTTCGTGCTAGCGGCTATTCCGCGGAATAAGCCTTATTTGATGTCGTTCCGGTTTATGCGGCTACGGAACTAGCCTTAAATAGAATAGGCCTTATTCTATAGAATAGGCCTTATTTCGTATTAGAAAGAATATAAAAAAAAAGagagtataaactagatagaagataagtaatttaattaattagattaatataatttaagctaatttaatagtatatacttagttagaTAGTACTTTATCGAtactagataataataaTTTAGTTTATTTTaattttagagtttagtatACCGAtttttattatagataatactagaagttaaACGAGAAGCTTTACTTTTATATTTTAGTTTTATaactaactagctatagagctagaatattattagaagtaatactttaaaataagtatatatacttctattaagtatatagatttcttagtaatactatatatatagaatatataataagtaatattaaattatattctcgaagatactcgtcggatagatataatatagtagaagtagagataataagtaggaactaactaagttaattatattagttagttataagttatattttacttctaagataagtattagctaagttatataacctagtattatataacttatattatctaattctaatctctaaagtatctcttagaatatctaactagactatactttctaatacttctacttaggctaaatagtcttctacttaccttcttatattccttatatatagctacgcgaattagattaaaacgaCTAAAAAttctatcgatagagtttctaactaaaaactctaatagtagagtttctagttactttcttctatttatatatctaatttctctatatagaactaATCTTTTACctttccttatataagttagagttattttataaactcctagaactatagtctattctttagtttagttaggctattagtaactatctcttttattagaatatatttaaCTATaatcttcctctactactagagatatctaatatagttatatataatattattaaatatagaggtctaacctatctaggtatagcagaataaagtaaagtaaaaccctctatagtaagtagttagagagacttagattactatctactataagtctataaagaaatactctctactaagaattcctaaagtctaaggtactacttacctaaagcctaactattagatagagagatatagtatctatagaatcttaaatcgtaatactccctctaatagcctatctcttaatagctagttaccttttcttagtcttatcctctattatagcaAAGGCTCTTACCTTACCTATATCtttaaaagctaagactatacttcttataggttctagatactaatagcttaatagcaaGTGTCCCTTcccttaatatagagtatactacctagctttaaataactctaagttatctgtcctctttctctcttattattatctctatatagctcttatagtataagctaaaggctctaatcctctctctagtttaggttacctagatatctctacttctttcttttctagaatagaaaggatattattaggtaataagtatagttaggtatctatagtatctctaatagataactaagatttagataggctactaagcagaacttagattctattcttaggtttaactgcctctactattactagctaggcctcccttatcttctttctaagtaatagtaagcttaactacgcttataatatactctataaacttgttatttaaaaggtaaagtactactatactagtttccttcctaatactttattatccttatacttcttctttagctcttactagatagcctttgctatctttttctctaatactacctctttattctctttactaatataaagctaaatctagtagattactttatagtttgccttattagtt
Proteins encoded:
- a CDS encoding uncharacterized protein (MEROPS:MER0001288), whose protein sequence is MVRASILHACLITAFVSASVLPVEPCKNGTATISTRQQELKPMNSKELEDSIKEEALLQKARELQDAAYKSPMRNRMYGTPGHENTLQLIENYLKTVEEHYTIERQEFKHSDNDHQEWNGTFTVAGKQYDLAINRHYYGTTDSTSTHNITGKIAPIANFGCNPSDFPPKSDLQHTIALIRRGNCTYEEKLAEAKLSDTRAEAVVIINNSTEPLAKAAELTSFGWPKQDSEPLIVISQADGEALATMAASISTEGVLQMQELQEKRKTYNLIAQTKRGDPDNVLVVGAHSDSVFAGPGINDNGSGLIAILETALHLPKYAVTNAVRFAFWSAEEVGLVGSEKYLERLHDSEKDKIRLYLNFDMIASPNFVYGLYDGNTSEYADAPLPSGSAEAEHFFQK
- a CDS encoding uncharacterized protein (MEROPS:MER0037181) codes for the protein MNMDFDEGSDYFEFLMECIPSGGIVTGAEEIMTEGQAAKFGGRAGVAADENYHGFGDTVENLNMTAFLNNAKAVAAGVAHFSTTFESIQPRNRSCEWVRKIKEEDL
- a CDS encoding uncharacterized protein (MEROPS:MER0094876); this encodes MPLQTSSVYPATDPDFASFPSRRSVVHSTKGIVACTQPLAAKCGIEILQKGGNCADAAVAVAAGLNMTEPGSTGIGGDMFCLFYNAKTKKVHSLNGSGRSGKDQTLANVRKSLGLKDGQSGKIPMTSVHAVSVPGAAAGWVDTYERFGSGKVSLEEILEPAAKLGEEGFPVSELMASWWEQSNERIRKASPNFREMLKKDPSAQDGCRPPLPGEIMKNPTLAETFRTVGREKKAGFYQGRIAEELVKVVQDLGGHLTLEDLKNHAELGSEDTEAISLKFKVQDVAKSHGQHMHDKSSEGVELWEHPPNGQGIVALMALGIIEQLEKSDKIPKFTKKDHNSTAYVHAVVEALRIAFADGNWWIADPKVSKVPTKQLISPEYLAERAKLFSPEKASDVLDHGSPAHNHSDTVYFCVTDSEGNGISFINSNYGGFGTCIIPKGCGFTLQNRAANFALQPENHPNILEPNKRPYHTIIPALVTNVADQSLHSVYGVMGGFMQPQGHVQVLLNQLVFGYTPQAALDAPRICIGAGMPDAGDVMDRTVYLEEGIPAETVEGLKKLGHKVEVVYGHDRGLFGRGQIIRWSLDPVEEQGVWSAGSDPRGDGHAVPL